A region of Salmo salar chromosome ssa17, Ssal_v3.1, whole genome shotgun sequence DNA encodes the following proteins:
- the LOC106575325 gene encoding mitogen-activated protein kinase kinase kinase kinase 4 isoform X11, translating into MANDSPAKSLVEIDLASLRDPAGIFELVEVVGNGTYGQVYKGRHVKTGQLAAIKVMDVTEDEEEEIKLEINMLKKYSHHRNIATYYGAFIKKSPPGHDDQLWLVMEFCGAGSITDLVKNTKGNQLKEDWIAYISREILRGLAHLHAHHVIHRDIKGQNVLLTENAEVKLVDFGVSAQLDRTVGRRNTFIGTPYWMAPEVIACDENPEATYDYRSDLWSTGITAIEMAEGAPPLCDMHPMRALFLIPRNPPPRLKSKKWSKKFCSFIEGSLVKNYNQRPPTEQLLKHPFIRDQPNERQVRIQLKDHIDRTKKKRGEKDETEYEYSGSEEEEEDAGEQEGEPSSIVNMPGESTLRKDFIRLQQENKERSEALRRQQLLQEQQLREQEEYKRQLLAERQKRIEQQKEQRRRLEEGIPTRISALPVCRIPEVLSLLPPPGASQQQRREREMRRQQEREQRRREQEEKRRMEEMERRRKEDDERRRAEEEKRRSDREQEYIRRQLEEEQRHLEILQQQLLHEQAMLLADERFRKNIQGSPQTAPPTKQPPVPPRSEPFSNGGSSESVPPAMHRPMEPQVQWSHLAALKSSSAAPPPVVSRSHSFSEPAVPSFAHLHLRSQEPHSHHHHPSAAAPSAARTDPQPPASGPSDEVPPRVPVRTTSRSPVLSRRDSPLQASAPPSNQAVQRSAGSNAEPRLLWDRVEKLVPRPGSGSSSGSSNSSSQAGSGERFRARSSSKSEGSPLQRPDNAAKKPDDKKDFARPNRPAGDVDLTALAKELRAVDDVRPPNKVTDYSSSSEESGTTDEDDDEEVDQDAADESTSGAEDTRAGRGLSNGETASLKTLLAHDDSENDLTTPSKDGTLVIRQSAGDKKRPAVNVSSSSSGPSVAHGQAVQVHTPPGPGNGHQEKNGFAGRIHLLPDLIQQSHHSPTSSSSSISNSPSSSSSHVSPAMSPQTPLDKLTAIETQSASNTMQKHKSSSSFTPFIDPRLLQVSPSSGSSLNNMAAFGNDGRLVDALRADPSRKGSVVNVNPVNTRPQSDTPEIRKYKKRFNSEILCAALWGVNLLVGTESGLMLLDRSGQGKVYPLISRRRIQQMDVLEGLNVLVTISGKKNKLRVYYLSWLRNKILHNDPEVEKKQGWVTVGELEGCVHYKVVKYERIKFLVLALKNSVEVYAWAPKPYHKFMAFKSFGDLVHKPLLVDLTVEEGQRLKVIYGSSNGFHAVDVDSGAVYDIYLPTHIQTNIQSHAIIILPNTDGIELLVCYEDEGVYVNTYGRITKDVVLQWGEMPTSVAYIRSNQIMGWGEKAIEIRSVETGHLDGVFMHKRAQRLKFLCERNDKVFFASVRSGGSSQVYFMTLGRTSLLSW; encoded by the exons gatgaggaggaggagatcaAACTGGAGATCAATATGCTGAAGAAGTACTCCCATCACAGAAACATTGCCACATACTACGGTGCTTTTATCAAGAAGAGTCCCCCGGGGCACGATGACCAACTGTGG CTGGTGATGGAGTTCTGTGGGGCGGGCTCCATCACAGACCTGGTgaagaacactaaaggaaaccaGCTCAAGGAGGACTGGATCGCCTACATCTCCAGAGAAATCCTCCGG gGACTGGCCCACCTGCACGCCCACCACGTCATCCACCGTGACATCAAGGGACAGAACGTCCTGCTCACAGAGAACGCCGAGGTCAAGCTTG TGGACTTTGGCGTGAGCGCCCAGTTAGACCGGACGGTGGGGAGGAGGAACACGTTCATCGGGACTCCCTATTGGATGGCGCCGGAGGTCATCGCCTGTGACGAGAACCCTGAGGCCACCTACGACTACAGA AGTGACTTGTGGTCAACTGGAATCACGGCCATTGAAATGGCCGAAGGAGCTCCTC CGCTGTGCGACATGCATCCGATGCGAGCACTCTTCCTCATCCCAAGGAACCCTCCCCCGCGACTCAAGTCCAAGAAGTG GTCTAAGAAGTTTTGCAGCTTCATCGAGGGCTCCCTGGTGAAGAACTACAACCAGCGGCCCCCCACCGAGCAGCTGCTCAAGCACCCCTTCATCAGGGACCAGCCCAACGAGAGGCAGGTCCGCATCCAGCTCAAAGACCACATTGACCGCACCaagaagaagaggggagagaaag atgagactgaatacgAGTACAGCGggagtgaggaggaagaggaggatgctggagagcaagagggagagccTAG CTCCATAGTGAACATGCCGGGGGAGTCGACGCTGCGTAAGGACTTCATCCGGCTGCAGCAGGAGAACAAGGAGCGCTCGGAGGCGCTGCGCCGACAGCAGCTCCTGCAGGAGCAGCAGCTCCGTGAGCAGGAGGAGTACAAGCGCCAACTACTGGCCGAGAGGCAGAAACGCATCGAGCAACAGAAGGAGCAGAGGAGGCGACTGGAGGAG GGAATCCCAACTAGAATTTCAGCTCTCCCTGTGTGTCGTATCCCTGAGGTTCTCTCTCTGTTGCCCCCTCCTGGTGCCTCACAGCAACAGCGACGCGAGCGCGAGATGAGGAGGCAGCAGGAGCGTGAGCAGCGCCGCCGCGAGCAGGAGGAGAAGAGGCGCATGGAGGAGATGGAACGGCGGCGGAAAGAGGATGATGAGCGCCGGAGggcggaggaggagaagaggaggagcgaCCGTGAGCAG GAGTACATTCGTCGGCAgctggaggaggagcagaggcACCTGGAGATCCTGCAGCAGCAGCTGCTCCATGAACAGGCCATGCTCCTG GCCGACGAGCGCTTCCGAAAGAACATTCAGGGCTCCCCCCAGACCGCCCCACCCACCAAGCAGCCCCCCGTGCCCCCCCGCTCCGAACCCTTCTCTAACGGCGGCTCCTCCGAGTCCGTCCCGCCTGCCATGCACCGACCCATGGAACCACAG GTCCAGTGGTCCCACCTGGCCGCTCTTAAGAGCAGCAGCGCCGCCCCGCCCCCCGTCGTGTCTCGCTCCCATTCCTTCAGTGAACCCGCCGTTCCTAGTTTTGCACATCTCCATCTGCGCTCCCAGGAGCCCCAcagccaccaccatcacccctctgCTGCCGCACCATCAGCTGCACGCACTGACCCCCAGCCCCCCGCCTCGGGCCCCAGCGACGAGGTGCCCCCCAGG GTTCCAGTGAGGACAACGTCCAGGTCCCCTGTGTTGTCACGCAGAGACTCTCCTCTCCAGGCCTCCGCCCCGCCTAGCAACCAGGCAGTACAGAGGAGCGCCGGCAG TAATGCGGAGCCACGTCTGCTGTGGGACCGAGTGGAGAAGCTGGTTCCCAGGCCCGGCAGTGGCAGCTCCTCCGGCTCCTCCAACTCCAGCTCCCAGGCCGGCTCTGGGGAGAGGTTCAGAGCACGct catCGTCTAAGTCTGAGGGCTCCCCACTGCAACGCCCCGACAACGCTGCCAAAAAGCCTGACGACAAGAAGGACTTTGCCCGACCCAACCGGCCAGCC GGTGACGTG GACCTGACGGCCCTGGCCAAAGAGCTGCGGGCGGTGGACGATGTGCGTCCCCCCAACAAGGTGACGGACTACTCCTCCTCCAGCGAGGAGTCAGGCACCACCGACGAAGACGACGATGAAGAAGTGGACCAGGACGCAGCAGACGAGTCCACCTCGGGAGCGGAGGATACCAGGGCCGG GAGAGGTCTGAGTAACGGAGAGACTGCATCCCTGAAGACCTTGCTGGCCCACGACGACTCAGAGAACGACCTCACCACACCCTCCAAGGATGGCACCTTGGTCATCCGACAG AGCGCGGGCGACAAAAAGCGCCCGGCGGTCAAtgtctcttcatcctcctccggTCCCAGTGTGGCTCACGGTCAAGCCGTTCAAGTACATACTCCTCCCGGTCCTGGTAACGGTCACCAGGAGAAAAACGGCTTTGCCGGCCGCATTCACCTGCTGCCAGACCTTATTCAGCAGAGCCACCACTcccccacctcttcctcctcttccatctccaactccccctcctcctcctccagccatGTCAGCCCAGCCATGTCCCCCCAGACCcccctggacaagctcactgccATCGAG ACCCAATCGGCCAGCAACACCATGCAGAAACACAAgtcttcctcctccttcacccCCTTCATCGACCCACGCCTCCTGCAGGTCTCCCCCTCCAGCGGCAGCTCCCTCAACAACATGG CGGCCTTCGGGAACGACGGGCGGCTGGTGGACGCCCTGCGGGCTGACCCGTCCCGTAAGGGCTCCGTGGTCAATGTGAACCCGGTCAACACACGCCCCCAGAGCGACACGCCTGAGATCCGCAAGTACAAGAAGAGGTTCAACTCTGAGATCCTGTGTGCTGCACTATGGG GTGTCAACCTGCTGGTGGGGACAGAGAGTGGTCTGATGCTGCTGGACCGTAGCGGTCAGGGGAAGGTCTACCCCCTCATCAGCCGACGGCGCATCCAACAGATGGACGTCCTGGAGGGACTCAACGTCCTGGTCACTATATCAG ggaagaaGAATAAGTTGCGTGTGTACTACCTGTCCTGGCTGAGGAACAAGATTTTGCACAACGACCCAGAGGTGGAGAAGAAGCAGGGCTGGGTCACTGTAGGAGAGCTGGAGGGCTGCGTACACTACAAAGTCG TGAAATATGAGAGGATCAAGTTCTTGGTTCTTGCCTTGAAGAACTCCGTGGAGGTCTATGCGTGGGCCCCCAAGCCGTACCACAAGTTCATGGCCTTCAAG TCGTTTGGTGACCTGGTGCACAAGCCCCTGCTGGTTGACCTGACGGTGGAGGAGGGCCAGAGGTTAAAGGTCATCTACGGCTCCAGCAACGGCTTCCACGCCGTGGACGTGGACTCTGGGGCGGTTTACGACATCTACCTGCCCACACAC ATCCAGACCAATATCCAGTCCCATGCCATCATCATCCTGCCCAACACGGATGGCATTGAGCTGCTGGTGTGTTACGAGGATGAGGGCGTCTACGTCAACACCTACGGACGCATCACCAAAGACGTGGTGCTGCAATGGGGCGAGATGCCCACCTCAGTGG CCTACATTAGGTCCAACCAGATCATGGGCTGGGGGGAGAAGGCCATAGAGATCAGGTCTGTGGAGACAGGACACCTGGACGGGGTCTTCATGCACAAGAGAGCCCAGAGACTCAAGTTCCTGTGTGAGAGGAATGACAAG GTGTTCTTTGCGTCGGTGCGCTCTGGAGGTTCCAGCCAGGTCTACTTCATGACCCTGGGCCGTACCTCCCTGCTTAGCtggtag
- the LOC106575325 gene encoding mitogen-activated protein kinase kinase kinase kinase 4 isoform X3 gives MANDSPAKSLVEIDLASLRDPAGIFELVEVVGNGTYGQVYKGRHVKTGQLAAIKVMDVTEDEEEEIKLEINMLKKYSHHRNIATYYGAFIKKSPPGHDDQLWLVMEFCGAGSITDLVKNTKGNQLKEDWIAYISREILRGLAHLHAHHVIHRDIKGQNVLLTENAEVKLVDFGVSAQLDRTVGRRNTFIGTPYWMAPEVIACDENPEATYDYRSDLWSTGITAIEMAEGAPPLCDMHPMRALFLIPRNPPPRLKSKKWSKKFCSFIEGSLVKNYNQRPPTEQLLKHPFIRDQPNERQVRIQLKDHIDRTKKKRGEKDETEYEYSGSEEEEEDAGEQEGEPSSIVNMPGESTLRKDFIRLQQENKERSEALRRQQLLQEQQLREQEEYKRQLLAERQKRIEQQKEQRRRLEEGIPTRISALPVCRIPEVLSLLPPPGASQQQRREREMRRQQEREQRRREQEEKRRMEEMERRRKEDDERRRAEEEKRRSDREQEYIRRQLEEEQRHLEILQQQLLHEQAMLLEFKWRELEEQRKAERLHKRLQQEQAYLLSLQHDNKPPQQTQPPQPCQKTKDPKGMSPDSTSKAPQTTSPGPVGDRAPAPQPHFLNNSNAIASRRTSCDNTRSPQAHFLDNVTANAPRRMSSDTTKSPQTTSRDNTTKAPQKPSPNSVDKDSEKTPSDHSDALATQSTDVTKPSQTGVLDGPKSPQTDRSEPSGALGDPRPIREADERFRKNIQGSPQTAPPTKQPPVPPRSEPFSNGGSSESVPPAMHRPMEPQVQWSHLAALKSSSAAPPPVVSRSHSFSEPAVPSFAHLHLRSQEPHSHHHHPSAAAPSAARTDPQPPASGPSDEVPPRVPVRTTSRSPVLSRRDSPLQASAPPSNQAVQRSAGSNAEPRLLWDRVEKLVPRPGSGSSSGSSNSSSQAGSGERFRARSSSKSEGSPLQRPDNAAKKPDDKKDFARPNRPAGDVDLTALAKELRAVDDVRPPNKVTDYSSSSEESGTTDEDDDEEVDQDAADESTSGAEDTRAGRGLSNGETASLKTLLAHDDSENDLTTPSKDGTLVIRQSAGDKKRPAVNVSSSSSGPSVAHGQAVQVHTPPGPGNGHQEKNGFAGRIHLLPDLIQQSHHSPTSSSSSISNSPSSSSSHVSPAMSPQTPLDKLTAIETQSASNTMQKHKSSSSFTPFIDPRLLQVSPSSGSSLNNMAAFGNDGRLVDALRADPSRKGSVVNVNPVNTRPQSDTPEIRKYKKRFNSEILCAALWGVNLLVGTESGLMLLDRSGQGKVYPLISRRRIQQMDVLEGLNVLVTISGKKNKLRVYYLSWLRNKILHNDPEVEKKQGWVTVGELEGCVHYKVVKYERIKFLVLALKNSVEVYAWAPKPYHKFMAFKSFGDLVHKPLLVDLTVEEGQRLKVIYGSSNGFHAVDVDSGAVYDIYLPTHIQTNIQSHAIIILPNTDGIELLVCYEDEGVYVNTYGRITKDVVLQWGEMPTSVAYIRSNQIMGWGEKAIEIRSVETGHLDGVFMHKRAQRLKFLCERNDKVFFASVRSGGSSQVYFMTLGRTSLLSW, from the exons gatgaggaggaggagatcaAACTGGAGATCAATATGCTGAAGAAGTACTCCCATCACAGAAACATTGCCACATACTACGGTGCTTTTATCAAGAAGAGTCCCCCGGGGCACGATGACCAACTGTGG CTGGTGATGGAGTTCTGTGGGGCGGGCTCCATCACAGACCTGGTgaagaacactaaaggaaaccaGCTCAAGGAGGACTGGATCGCCTACATCTCCAGAGAAATCCTCCGG gGACTGGCCCACCTGCACGCCCACCACGTCATCCACCGTGACATCAAGGGACAGAACGTCCTGCTCACAGAGAACGCCGAGGTCAAGCTTG TGGACTTTGGCGTGAGCGCCCAGTTAGACCGGACGGTGGGGAGGAGGAACACGTTCATCGGGACTCCCTATTGGATGGCGCCGGAGGTCATCGCCTGTGACGAGAACCCTGAGGCCACCTACGACTACAGA AGTGACTTGTGGTCAACTGGAATCACGGCCATTGAAATGGCCGAAGGAGCTCCTC CGCTGTGCGACATGCATCCGATGCGAGCACTCTTCCTCATCCCAAGGAACCCTCCCCCGCGACTCAAGTCCAAGAAGTG GTCTAAGAAGTTTTGCAGCTTCATCGAGGGCTCCCTGGTGAAGAACTACAACCAGCGGCCCCCCACCGAGCAGCTGCTCAAGCACCCCTTCATCAGGGACCAGCCCAACGAGAGGCAGGTCCGCATCCAGCTCAAAGACCACATTGACCGCACCaagaagaagaggggagagaaag atgagactgaatacgAGTACAGCGggagtgaggaggaagaggaggatgctggagagcaagagggagagccTAG CTCCATAGTGAACATGCCGGGGGAGTCGACGCTGCGTAAGGACTTCATCCGGCTGCAGCAGGAGAACAAGGAGCGCTCGGAGGCGCTGCGCCGACAGCAGCTCCTGCAGGAGCAGCAGCTCCGTGAGCAGGAGGAGTACAAGCGCCAACTACTGGCCGAGAGGCAGAAACGCATCGAGCAACAGAAGGAGCAGAGGAGGCGACTGGAGGAG GGAATCCCAACTAGAATTTCAGCTCTCCCTGTGTGTCGTATCCCTGAGGTTCTCTCTCTGTTGCCCCCTCCTGGTGCCTCACAGCAACAGCGACGCGAGCGCGAGATGAGGAGGCAGCAGGAGCGTGAGCAGCGCCGCCGCGAGCAGGAGGAGAAGAGGCGCATGGAGGAGATGGAACGGCGGCGGAAAGAGGATGATGAGCGCCGGAGggcggaggaggagaagaggaggagcgaCCGTGAGCAG GAGTACATTCGTCGGCAgctggaggaggagcagaggcACCTGGAGATCCTGCAGCAGCAGCTGCTCCATGAACAGGCCATGCTCCTG GAGTTCAAATGGCGGGAGCTGGAGGAGCAGCGGAAGGCAGAGCGTCTCCACAAGCGGCTGCAGCAGGAGCAGGCCTATCTGCTGTCCCTCCAGCACGACAACAAACCACCGCAGCAGACACAGCCGCCGCAGCCCTGCCAAAAGACTAAAGACCCCAAGGGAATGTCCCCCGACAGTACTAGCAAAGCCCCTCAGACAACGTCCCCGGGCCCCGTTGGCGATAGAGCCCCAGCTCCACAACCCCACTTCCTCAATAATTCTAATGCTATTGCTTCACGGAGAACGTCCTGCGATAACACTAGGTCCCCACAAGCCCATTTCCTGGACAACGTTACTGCTAACGCCCCACGGAGAATGTCCTCGGATACCACAAAGTCCCCACAAACCACGTCCCGGGATAATACGACCAAGGCCCCTCAGAAACCGTCCCCAAACAGTGTTGATAAAGACTCAGAAAAGACCCCCTCTGACCATAGCGATGCCCTAGCCACCCAGTCCACAGACGTTACTAAACCCTCACAGACCGGGGTCCTAGACGGCCCCAAGTCCCCACAGACAGACCGCTCGGAGCCTAGCGGCGCTCTCGGTGATCCTCGGCCAATCAGAGAG GCCGACGAGCGCTTCCGAAAGAACATTCAGGGCTCCCCCCAGACCGCCCCACCCACCAAGCAGCCCCCCGTGCCCCCCCGCTCCGAACCCTTCTCTAACGGCGGCTCCTCCGAGTCCGTCCCGCCTGCCATGCACCGACCCATGGAACCACAG GTCCAGTGGTCCCACCTGGCCGCTCTTAAGAGCAGCAGCGCCGCCCCGCCCCCCGTCGTGTCTCGCTCCCATTCCTTCAGTGAACCCGCCGTTCCTAGTTTTGCACATCTCCATCTGCGCTCCCAGGAGCCCCAcagccaccaccatcacccctctgCTGCCGCACCATCAGCTGCACGCACTGACCCCCAGCCCCCCGCCTCGGGCCCCAGCGACGAGGTGCCCCCCAGG GTTCCAGTGAGGACAACGTCCAGGTCCCCTGTGTTGTCACGCAGAGACTCTCCTCTCCAGGCCTCCGCCCCGCCTAGCAACCAGGCAGTACAGAGGAGCGCCGGCAG TAATGCGGAGCCACGTCTGCTGTGGGACCGAGTGGAGAAGCTGGTTCCCAGGCCCGGCAGTGGCAGCTCCTCCGGCTCCTCCAACTCCAGCTCCCAGGCCGGCTCTGGGGAGAGGTTCAGAGCACGct catCGTCTAAGTCTGAGGGCTCCCCACTGCAACGCCCCGACAACGCTGCCAAAAAGCCTGACGACAAGAAGGACTTTGCCCGACCCAACCGGCCAGCC GGTGACGTG GACCTGACGGCCCTGGCCAAAGAGCTGCGGGCGGTGGACGATGTGCGTCCCCCCAACAAGGTGACGGACTACTCCTCCTCCAGCGAGGAGTCAGGCACCACCGACGAAGACGACGATGAAGAAGTGGACCAGGACGCAGCAGACGAGTCCACCTCGGGAGCGGAGGATACCAGGGCCGG GAGAGGTCTGAGTAACGGAGAGACTGCATCCCTGAAGACCTTGCTGGCCCACGACGACTCAGAGAACGACCTCACCACACCCTCCAAGGATGGCACCTTGGTCATCCGACAG AGCGCGGGCGACAAAAAGCGCCCGGCGGTCAAtgtctcttcatcctcctccggTCCCAGTGTGGCTCACGGTCAAGCCGTTCAAGTACATACTCCTCCCGGTCCTGGTAACGGTCACCAGGAGAAAAACGGCTTTGCCGGCCGCATTCACCTGCTGCCAGACCTTATTCAGCAGAGCCACCACTcccccacctcttcctcctcttccatctccaactccccctcctcctcctccagccatGTCAGCCCAGCCATGTCCCCCCAGACCcccctggacaagctcactgccATCGAG ACCCAATCGGCCAGCAACACCATGCAGAAACACAAgtcttcctcctccttcacccCCTTCATCGACCCACGCCTCCTGCAGGTCTCCCCCTCCAGCGGCAGCTCCCTCAACAACATGG CGGCCTTCGGGAACGACGGGCGGCTGGTGGACGCCCTGCGGGCTGACCCGTCCCGTAAGGGCTCCGTGGTCAATGTGAACCCGGTCAACACACGCCCCCAGAGCGACACGCCTGAGATCCGCAAGTACAAGAAGAGGTTCAACTCTGAGATCCTGTGTGCTGCACTATGGG GTGTCAACCTGCTGGTGGGGACAGAGAGTGGTCTGATGCTGCTGGACCGTAGCGGTCAGGGGAAGGTCTACCCCCTCATCAGCCGACGGCGCATCCAACAGATGGACGTCCTGGAGGGACTCAACGTCCTGGTCACTATATCAG ggaagaaGAATAAGTTGCGTGTGTACTACCTGTCCTGGCTGAGGAACAAGATTTTGCACAACGACCCAGAGGTGGAGAAGAAGCAGGGCTGGGTCACTGTAGGAGAGCTGGAGGGCTGCGTACACTACAAAGTCG TGAAATATGAGAGGATCAAGTTCTTGGTTCTTGCCTTGAAGAACTCCGTGGAGGTCTATGCGTGGGCCCCCAAGCCGTACCACAAGTTCATGGCCTTCAAG TCGTTTGGTGACCTGGTGCACAAGCCCCTGCTGGTTGACCTGACGGTGGAGGAGGGCCAGAGGTTAAAGGTCATCTACGGCTCCAGCAACGGCTTCCACGCCGTGGACGTGGACTCTGGGGCGGTTTACGACATCTACCTGCCCACACAC ATCCAGACCAATATCCAGTCCCATGCCATCATCATCCTGCCCAACACGGATGGCATTGAGCTGCTGGTGTGTTACGAGGATGAGGGCGTCTACGTCAACACCTACGGACGCATCACCAAAGACGTGGTGCTGCAATGGGGCGAGATGCCCACCTCAGTGG CCTACATTAGGTCCAACCAGATCATGGGCTGGGGGGAGAAGGCCATAGAGATCAGGTCTGTGGAGACAGGACACCTGGACGGGGTCTTCATGCACAAGAGAGCCCAGAGACTCAAGTTCCTGTGTGAGAGGAATGACAAG GTGTTCTTTGCGTCGGTGCGCTCTGGAGGTTCCAGCCAGGTCTACTTCATGACCCTGGGCCGTACCTCCCTGCTTAGCtggtag